A single genomic interval of Bradyrhizobium japonicum USDA 6 harbors:
- a CDS encoding metallophosphoesterase family protein encodes MRFAAIADVHGNRPALEAVLADIAMLGIDEVVNLGDHVSGPLEAARTADLLMARGFPSIRGDQDRILVELWQAGGSARTDFRELARKHFDWMASMPSTLVFKERVFLCHGSPRDDAAFWLDHVADDGCPRPSGIDAIEAEAEGIDAEIILCAHTHIPRVVRLRDGRLVVNPGSVGLPGYDGKVPVPYVVEVGTPHACYAILEHAGAGWCATIRYVPYDTAAMAALARAKGMLSWASAIATGWVERE; translated from the coding sequence ATGAGATTTGCTGCCATCGCGGACGTGCATGGGAATCGTCCGGCACTTGAAGCGGTCCTTGCGGACATTGCCATGCTCGGCATCGACGAGGTCGTGAATCTCGGCGACCATGTCAGCGGTCCACTCGAGGCGGCCAGGACCGCGGACCTGTTGATGGCGCGGGGCTTCCCGTCGATACGGGGCGATCAGGATCGAATCCTTGTCGAGCTCTGGCAGGCCGGCGGCTCCGCTCGCACCGATTTCCGTGAGCTCGCGCGGAAGCATTTCGATTGGATGGCAAGCATGCCGTCCACGCTCGTGTTTAAGGAACGGGTGTTCCTGTGCCATGGATCGCCGAGGGATGACGCGGCTTTCTGGCTCGACCACGTCGCCGATGACGGCTGCCCGCGCCCGAGCGGCATCGACGCGATCGAGGCTGAAGCTGAGGGGATCGACGCCGAGATCATCCTGTGCGCCCACACCCACATTCCGCGCGTGGTGCGCCTGAGGGATGGCCGGCTGGTCGTGAATCCCGGCAGCGTCGGGTTGCCCGGCTATGACGGGAAAGTGCCCGTGCCCTACGTGGTCGAGGTCGGTACGCCGCATGCGTGCTACGCTATTCTGGAGCATGCCGGCGCAGGCTGGTGCGCGACGATCCGCTACGTGCCCTATGACACCGCGGCCATGGCTGCACTGGCGCGAGCCAAGGGCATGCTCAGCTGGGCAAGCGCGATTGCGACGGGTTGGGTGGAGCGCGAGTAG